One Rhinolophus sinicus isolate RSC01 linkage group LG06, ASM3656204v1, whole genome shotgun sequence DNA window includes the following coding sequences:
- the SMAP2 gene encoding stromal membrane-associated protein 2: MTGKSVKDVDRYQAVLANLLLEEDNKFCADCQSKGPRWASWNIGVFICIRCAGIHRNLGVHISRVKSVNLDQWTQEQIQCMQEMGNGKANRLYEAYLPETFRRPQIDPAVEGFIRDKYEKKKYMDRSLDINAFRKEKDDKWKRGSEPAPEKKMEPVVFEKVKMPQKKEDPQLPRKSSPKSTAPVMDLLGLDAPVACSITNSKTSNTLEKDLDLLASVSSPSSSVPRKVVGSMPTAGSAGSVPENLNLFPEPGNKSEETGKKQLSKDSILSLYGSQTPQMPAQAMFMAPAQMAYPTAYPSFPGVAPPNSIMGSMMPPPVGMVAQPGASGMVAPMAMPAGYMGGMQASMMGVPNGMMTTQQAGYMAGMAAMPQTMYGVQPAQQLQWNLTQMTQQMAGMNFCGANGMLSYGQSMSGGNGQAANQTLSPQMWK, translated from the exons ATGACGGGCAAGTCGGTGAAGGACGTGGATCGGTACCAGGCAGTCCTGGCCAACCTGCTGCTGGAGGAGGATAACAAGTTTTGTGCGGACTGCCAGTCTAAAG GGCCGCGGTGGGCCTCCTGGAACATTGGTGTGTTCATCTGCATCCGATGTGCTGGCATCCACCGGAATCTGGGGGTGCACATATCCAGGGTAAAATCCGTTAACCTCGACCAGTGGACTCAGGAACAGATTCAG TGCATGCAAGAGATGGGGAATGGAAAGGCAAACCGACTTTATGAAGCTTACCTTCCTGAGACCTTTCGGCGACCTCAGATAGACCC AGCTGTCGAGGGGTTTATTCGAGATAAATACGAGAAGAAGAAATACATGGACCGAAGTCTGGACATCAATGCCTTTAGG aaagaaaaagatgacaaGTGGAAAAGAGGGAGTGAACCAGCaccagagaaaaaaatggaacctGTTGTTTTTGAGAAAGTGAAAATG CCACAGAAAAAAGAAGACCCACAGCTACCTCGGAAAAGCTCCCCGAAATCCACAGCACCTGTCATGGATTTGTTGGGCCTTG ATGCTCCTGTGGCCTGCTCCATTACTAACAGTAAGACCAGCAATACCCTAGAGAAGGATTTAGATCTTTTGGCCTCTGTTTCGTCCCCTTCTTCTTCGGTTCCTAGAAAG GTTGTAGGTTCCATGCCAACTGCAGGGAGTGCCGGCTCTGTTCCTGAAAATCTGAACCTGTTTCCAGAGCCAGGGAACAAATCAGAAGAAACAGGCAAGAAACAGCTCTCTAAAGACTCTATCCTTTCACTGTATGGATCCCAGACACCTCAAATGCCTGCCCAAG CAATGTTCATGGCTCCTGCTCAGATGGCATATCCTACAGCCTACCCCAGCTTCCCTGGGGTTGCACCTCCTAACAGCATAATGGGGAGCATGATGCCCCCACCAGTAGGCATGGTAGCTCAGCCAGGAGCTTCTGGGATGGTTGCCCCCATGGCCATGCCTGCAGGCTATATGGGTGGCATGCAGGCATCAATGATGGGTGTGCCAAATGGAATGATGACTACCCAGCAGGCTGGCTACATGGCAGGCATGGCAGCTATGCCCCAGACTATGTATGGGGTTCAGCCAGCTCAGCAGCTTCAATGGAACCTTACTCAG